The following proteins are co-located in the Vigna angularis cultivar LongXiaoDou No.4 chromosome 2, ASM1680809v1, whole genome shotgun sequence genome:
- the LOC108327863 gene encoding uncharacterized protein At3g28850 — translation MGCASSKQKRCRRCNAPYSPAPRSYSMHVHHPPQEQGDSYHVVALTSTTLGTLKLNSPAPTHSFAGNCDHDFRLSNGKVGNAESFRFDSDSFVHRPEAKEKSEELEKEKRKEFSMGLIEAKTWSSMIEQKLPKVFPKTPIRTPPGEPETINTWELMEGLEDTTPFRSPSHFRSFTFDVNGDDVGEVDPPKMSVVASPKPMWLLMTEEESKLTPAISDFDPEMISSFRKSLQQLSPDSPFHLRPAPGDEDIHGTTKWSLFEENKTKGDDVFVDDLKVDDPCGKDKVVLYFTSLRGVRKTYEDCCQVKLILKGLGVRVDERDVSMHSGFKEELRELLGEGYGGLGLPRVFVGKNHIGGVEEIQRLHEDGKLEKLLGYCENIEDSVGCDGGGVCEACGDIRFVPCETCSGSCKIYYEGDENEEEYVDGEVGEYGFQRCPDCNENGLIRCPICCC, via the coding sequence ATGGGTTGTGCGAGTTCAAAGCAAAAGCGATGTCGGCGTTGCAATGCTCCTTATTCTCCTGCTCCCAGAAGCTACTCAATGCATgttcaccatccacctcaggaaCAAGGTGATAGCTATCATGTTGTGGCACTCACTTCCACGACATTGGGCACTCTAAAACTCAATTCTCCCGCTCCAACTCACAGTTTCGCTGGGAATTGTGATCACGATTTCAGGCTTTCCAATGGTAAGGTTGGTAATGCCGAAAGTTTCAGGTTTGATAGTGATAGCTTTGTCCATAGGCCGGAGGCGAAAGAGAAGAGTGAGGAAttggagaaagagaaaagaaaagagttcTCAATGGGGTTGATTGAGGCCAAAACTTGGTCTAGCATGATTGAACAGAAGTTGCCGAAAGTTTTTCCCAAGACCCCAATTAGAACACCACCAGGTGAGCCTGAGACAATCAACACATGGGAACTAATGGAAGGCCTTGAAGACACCACCCCTTTCCGTTCTCCGAGTCACTTCCGGAGCTTCACCTTTGATGTCAATGGTGATGACGTTGGTGAGGTTGATCCACCCAAAATGAGTGTTGTTGCTTCTCCAAAACCCATGTGGCTTCTGATGACTGAGGAGGAATCAAAACTCACTCCTGCAATCTCAGACTTTGACCCTGAAATGATTTCTTCGTTCAGAAAGTCCTTGCAACAACTCTCTCCAGACAGTCCTTTCCACCTTCGACCGGCACCGGGTGATGAAGATATTCATGGGACTACGAAGTGGTCCCTATTTgaggaaaataaaacaaaaggtgATGATGTTTTTGTGGATGATTTGAAGGTTGATGATCCGTGTGGGAAAGATAAGGTGGTGTTGTACTTCACTAGCTTACGCGGCGTGCGAAAGACTTATGAGGATTGTTGCCAAGTGAAATTGATTCTGAAGGGATTAGGAGTGAGGGTGGATGAGAGGGACGTGTCTATGCACTCAGGGTTCAAGGAGGAGCTTAGAGAGTTACTGGGTGAAGGGTATGGTGGTTTGGGATTGCCAAGGGTGTTTGTTGGGAAGAATCACATTGGTGGAGTTGAGGAAATTCAGAGGCTTCATGAGGATGGAAAGCTTGAGAAGCTTTTGGGTTATTGTGAGAATATTGAGGACAGTGTTGGATGTGATGGAGGGGGAGTGTGTGAGGCTTGTGGGGATATAAGGTTTGTTCCCTGTGAAACCTGTTCTGGAAGTTGTAAAATTTACTATGAAggtgatgaaaatgaagaagagtaTGTTGATGGTGAGGTGGGGGAGTATGGATTCCAGCGTTGCCCTGATTGCAATGAAAATGGACTGATTCGTTGCCCCATTTGTTGCTGCTAG